CTAGCAGATTCTTTTGACAGTTCAGGGTCACTGAGCTGAACTCCCAGAAATACAGGTAACACTACAATGTATGTATTGGAGAAGAAcaccctgaaaaaaaaactaGGGACACTTTGCATTTACAAGCATTATAAAACATcctcaaaaaaatccttgtATTAATACTTTACCAGAAATCTCTCAACAGTTTATTTTACTATTATAACTTACAGAACTTACAAATACTTCTGTAAATACTAAACAAAAAGCATAAAATTCAAATCACAACTCCACTGAAAGGGCTGTCATTTCACCCAGATTAGACAGATCTTTAGAAACCACTTCAAGGAGAAATAAGAAACAGGTCTGAAATCCCCAAACAAATCAATGACTAAAATGTGTACAAAACAATAAATCAGGAACATAAAGTGCCTACAAGTAACACAAATACGTATTCTCCTACTAAATATATTGCCAAGGACAACTCATCCCAAATTGAcccttttctctgctgtggGGTTCTCTGGTGTCacaggggaaggcagggaggggacaaagggaggCCAGGGGCAGGGATAAGGGACATCACCGTGTGTGGTGGTTAGGTGGTGTTTCTTCACCACAGTGACAGTTTTTTCAGTGATGAAACAGTGTCAGCCACAACCCCACTTACAACAGCCCGAGAACAAACCCAGGTTTACTGTTTCTACATTTACCTTCTTAATGTGTTTTATTGGTATTCATTGAAATACTAATGGACTCATCTTAGCAAGGAATTTCTGATTTAGTTACTTAACATGTGAAAATTAATATTACTTAATTTCTAAATACCCTAGGCCCCAGTAAGAGTAACAATAATAGTCACCTAAAATCAATACAAAcatgcaaaattaaaacaactttttttttaaagcagatgcTCACAGAATGCAGTCATGAAACTGATGTATGTAATACTTGCTTTAGGCTATTCCTCTTTTACCACATAAAAGTATTAGCACGGTAGTCCTAAAGTACATTTACAGAAGTTAATAGCTAACATTCCATATAGTGAAGCCATTTTCACAAAGTTTTAGTGttagaaataaacaaacatcAGGCGTAGACAAGACTAAAAGATAAATTTTCACAGGAGACTTAACTGCTTACCTGGGACACACAGTGCAAAACCAACTACAGCAATTATAAATCCAAGAAGTTTCAAACCTATCAGAGCCAATGTTGCCTGCAGCAGACTGtcaaaaactggggaaaaaagaaataaaattataaaatttaacTACAGAGATGTAAAATACAGATAATTGCATAAAGCTGGAAATCAGATTCTCCTAAATTCTAAGCTCAGCCAATCAGCATGGTAACAAACCTACAAGTCACTGCAAGTCAAGGCTCCtgtatgtatacacacacatataattacatatacatataaataacATTATAATCAAACCAcaattagaaaaaaaggaacacaCATTCTCAGAGCCAATTATCCAACCCACTCCCTAAACCCAGGAAGGGTGAGCAGAAATCACTCAGATGTGCTACCCTAAATTTCACTGTTCAAGTATGTAACTTCTACAGCTCCTGTGAAGCAACTCAGCCCAATAAACACAAgctaaatattttgtttcaagaTACTATAAATGTGATGAACCCAGGGTGCTATTGTAGCACCTGTTTATaaaaattagaatattttaCAGATTATGGGAATAGCTCAGTTTGCTTCAATTCATGTGTTAGTGAGTAAAGAAATACTCACCAATTCCAAACATGACATACTGAAGCGGTACCAAAATGACAGCAGGGATTACAATTAGGCCAAGACCAGCCTGATTCCGTACAGTATAGCCATCTGCAAACATTTATATGGGAATCAGTAAAACCAAAATTGTTAACTGGAGTAACGCATAAAGCAACAAACATAAATCATTGGCATCACCACATTTCCCACTGAATGAACCAGAAGTCACTTTCTAGTCCCTATTATTTACCCAAGGCAGGAAGATAGAAAATATACATAAATTTTGAGTCAGTATCTTCCTATGATCACTTGAGGGCCTGACAACTCCAATGCGgtttctgctgtttctgctgtaGTCTGtatattctttttatttaaaaattagtaGATGGCAATTAATAGGCAGTACTAACTTCCATACTACAGAATTGAACAGACTATTTTCCGCTCTTGTTCCCTTAAATTGAGAGCAATTTTAATCACTTACCTTGGATAAAAAGAGCAGCACCTACACCAGCTACAACTGCAAAGATGACAAGTGCTACAATAATGTACACTTTCCTCTGAGATtcaatttcatattttaatccttaaagagacagagaggaaaacaatCACTCAGACACACAGATTCTCTCCCTGAAATACATAGATTTATGATTCAGACTGTTCCTAAATAAAGACACCCAAATTCCTAAAATTTACAACTATATCCACTCCTAagatttaatttgtttttattgatCGATATGGTTAATATGGCTTACTCAGAAAAATGACACCGAGCATCAAGGTTCAAGTCAAATTCTTACTTTCTCCTTTCATGCACTTCAGCTGATATGTTATCAGAACAACTCTGGGACATGGTACAGGTTAATTCAGGCAGATGCACTGCTGATATTTAAATGTTACAGTAAATTTGTTACCCAGGTGAGTGTCAAGAGAGGGATTTAGAAATTCCAGGTTTCATTCTCTTCTTTATGACACTATGTGAGCTCAGACACATCACATCGACTCTGTCCCCCCAGAGGAGCTTAAATCCTAAAAGCCAATCCTGTAAATGAAAGTCCCaaaaacccacctcaaacaaaCCAATACAACACCCCCCCAACgcacaaaaccaagaaaacaaacatttctgaaTAGCACACAGAAAAATCATGCCCAATTTAACAACATATTTAAAGTATCATTGGTGGATTCCCAGGTTACCTAAAAGAGTaaaatttaaagataaaaaaatgcaccaacacaaaaaaatcccaacaaacaaTAAGTACACCCATATTTATTAAGTTAGAGATAGGACACCTCATTTCCCCACAGAAGCCAAGACTTTTCAATTAATCACCCAGGTGCAAAAACAGTGCTTCTCCATGAAATTACTATTTTCCTAAAAATGTTGGCAGTTCTGCTATGAACACAGGGCAATGACAAGTCCTGAACAGATCAGAGTTCCTATACCattataaaatatgaaaatcagGAATATAACAATAcagagataaaataattttttaaagtatgtaTTAGTTTTCAATCTTAGACCATGGATAGACCTTTGAAGAGTAacaaacacttccagagattCACAAAAAAGTAATAACGGAAGTTATGCATAGATAGCTGAATATGTATGTGACTATTACAAACCACTCTCAGTGCACTTACTCTCCACTTCTTACAGACTTGGCTCTTagctgaaatgtttcttttttttttttttgtttatttttttagaagtcTACAAAttgaaaaaggctgaaaaaccTCAAAGACTAAGGTAACAAATTGCACCATCTGAAAGACCAGGACATAAAGCACACTCTGCATTGCACAGATGTTGGACAACAGTGTGTGAAGAACATCTAAGGATGTCTGTCACTGGTGAATTGATGCATTGcctctaaaaatatttaacaaaagcACTGATGTCAGTATTAAATTATAACTAAGCCAGTGCTAAAAGACTAATGAAAAGATTTACATTAAGAAGAGAGCACACCATCCTTCTATCATATTGATTTTATGGCCATataatgaaacatttttgaaTTATTCAATACCGTCATGGTGAATCAACTGTGAAGAAAAGCTTCACACATACCACGCCTCTGTGTATCTGGATCAATTTCCACACATCTTTTAGATGTGAGTACCACCTTTCATTTTACATGGATGCCTTTATGCATGGAAGTGATTTCAGGACAAATCAGCAACTGCAAAGAATTAAAGAGTAAATACTTACCAATAACACTTAACTGAGCTGCACATAAAATAACAAGTAAGCACATCAATGATATGATGACAGCCCTCTCCACTAGAAGGAACCATGATCCTAGAGAATAAACAAAGAAATATAGTAGGAAGAGAACAAAAACTGCAGCTATTTGCTTTGTATTTATCATTCCTCTTAGGCTATGCTGTAGATTGCCCAATACTATATGCAATTCAGCATTAAGAATTATAATAGGCTAAGAAACCTATGTCCTCTACCTTTGTATTTTTCTGCGCGACAACCTACTTTTTCAGCACTTCCAGCCATCCCAGCATTTTCCAAACTGGAACTATTAACTTCCACTGGAGCAGAGAATATGCTGGTGCTAATTTTTAGCACTACAAGCTACTGAACTTGTGGAACGACAAAAATTTCTGTAAATCAGAAAAACAATATGTAGGTTAAGCAGAGAACATATGAAAGGTCCAATCTGATGCCTCCTCAGCCATTCTATTCTACTTTCAATGGCGGTAACTCTGGAAGAAATCCAGATGTGTGGTAAGGAATACAGGAGCTAGCCTAAGTGAGGGGGAAACAATTTTAAGTCCTCCCAACATCATCCatctagatttttttccccctgcatttTAGATGCCGTAGGCTGTTCAGTCAGTCATGCTTTAAGACCCTGTAAGCCACCTTCCAAcataaaattctgaaaatatctCCACTGAACTAGAAAATGCAGTTAATTCTTGCATCTCTGCTCATATATTCATTTAGGTTCGCTCAGTGGAATCCAAAGTCTCCATTTCTTAGATTATATTTTCCATCATTCCTCTGCCTGCACATCTGCTACCAAAGAAATGTCTAATCTTTATTTAGATGCATTtgttgcatttttctccatACATAAAAGTTGTATCTGTTGCTCCAGAAACATGTAATTAAGCAGCAATATCTCACAATTTAAATGCCAATTAAATACCCTAAGGGCAGCTTCTAAGCTCACcaatttccttctttccctcccctcctcccacaAGAGGTCACAGAAGTAGATAAAGTACATGCAACAGAAATACAAGGCAAACATTAAGCTGAAGgcaagaaaatggagaaattgcTTCTAACTTCTAACTCACCAAAACAAGGTTGATTCATTGAATTGTTTAATGCAAGGCTTTTTGCTTCATTCAAATATTGAAAAAGCATATTGAAAAAGCAACTAATATTGAACAGTAACTTGTAATGCACAGTGGCCACTCCCTAGATAAGCCAAATCCCAGTGATGCTGTTTGATGcaactgaaaataattaatgaaagTAACTGCAAGCAGAGACTCTGAGAGCCAATTCACTTcctctgcagcatttccagctgaCACTATCCAGTGTAAAGAGAAAGCAACCAAGAAGCCTGGTATCTGCTGGGGCTTCAGCATGTAACAAAGAGCCATGTGTTACATGCTGAAGCCCCAGACTCCAGGTCCTGGAGTCTGAAAAATCTTCCTGTACAGAAGAGCTTGCAATACTGCAGATACATGCAACATGCAAAGAAGAGGAACTGCTGAAAGCATCTTCCTGGAAATATACTTCCCTTACTCTGGTGCTTCATAGTAATCAACTGAACTCCAGGCATAAAGTAGTGTTTTGAGAGCCAATATAAGGCTGTCAGTTCCAAGCTAAGAAGAGAGACTTCCACACTGGGGGAAAGAAGAGTCAAGAGAAGAgtaaagggaaaagaaacagggggaaaaggcaaggaagaaaagaatgagaaggACGAcgaaagaagagaaaaagtagCAAGAAAAGAGATgatgaagagaggaaaaataacaggaaaCAGGAAAACTTGACAGTCACTCTCCTGATCAGGAAagtgtgtctgtgcacaaagATGAGGGCACTTGCACAGAAATCTTGCTCACACTCTTACCCACTGCCTAGGTGAATCCAGGAATTCTTTAAGAGAGATGGAGGATAGCTGGCTCTTGTATGACTTTGTTAAAGCATCAATTGGAACATGCTAGTAGTGACAGCATGAAATCATTGCTCAGAAATGACCCAGTGAAGACTGGTACAGGAATTCCATTATCCACTAACCCTTTACAAAACTCACTAAACTTTCTTCGATTAGCTTATTGTCTCAAGAGTTTCTCCAGAACACTGAGGAGGAAGAACAAGCAACAAAAAGTTGTTTAGAAGAACTGAGAGTGTTTTCCTTCACCCTCAAACGTAAGTTTTACATGTTCTAGCATATACTCTCAAACCTAATGCAACCTCAAAACTATGAGTTTTTCACTAAccatatttttcctttggtcCTTTGTCGCCGCAACTGACAACtagaaaatgaaattagaaaaattTTATCAGTTTCCTGCTCTGTTGTCTTTATATCAATTTCATAAttataaacacagagaaaataaaacttgcaAATGGGACTTGATTGTCCTACATTCTCAAGCCCTGCTTCTTCTTCTGGAGAGCAACACTGAATTGCATAAACAGCCAAAAAAGGCTGAGTAAGCTGTAAGAGAATGAAGGAAACAGAAACTGTTTATATCTCTTCCCTGTTTTTGCAGcattctaagaaaaaaattacattctaGCATCTTCCCTTTCAGTGGCTGTGCCCTTCTCAATTTCAGGATCACATTTGCTATGCAGGGTATATGGTTAACTCAACAACTAGACCCAGCCGAGAATTACAcaagtgcctgcagcaggacacaTCTGTTTGAgcttcacaaatattttattgtgaaATGCACGAACTaatagcaaaaccaaaaaaatttctAGAGTGCATAGGTAAGGCTCCATGTGCTACACATATGCAACACATTCAGTGCTTCTGATCAGCTCTCCAGAGGCAAGTCCCCTGtgcaaaacagaagaaaaggacaCACCTATGTCCAGTGAAACTGTCACATCTGCATAGCACTGGACAGACAACACAGGTACAGCAGAACCCATTATCCAACAGCTGAGGCACTGGAGAACGTGGGCTGGGACTGAAGATAAAGTAAAACAGCTCTCTAGATGAGAAATTCATTTAGTGGATCTCATTCATTTTAACATCACTTTAAATACCATCTTTTGAAGATGACATTTAATGCTAGAAAACCCAACAAGTCGCTATCTAGCAGTAGCATCTTCAACCTTGCTAGAAAACGGCCTACTTTCAGACTGAGTTTTAGAGCTCAAAAAAGAATTTCTGTTAGTTCTACCTGTAGTTTTCCAGCAGAGTTAAAGGTTGCAAGAAGCAATTATTCCAAGAAAAGATCTCTGCAGACACTGTGATGGATGTATACATTTCAGTATTATGAAGATGATCAGAAATATGTCACATAGTAACATGAGACTGCTGAATATATCAGCATCTACATAATCAAAAAGATGTGGGAAAGCATAGATTTTCCTATATGGGACCTAAATCATGCTCAGACATtatcacagaataaaaaaatgttttcagatttttcccGTGGAAGCACTCCCCTCTAACTTAAACCTAAATAAGACATATTAACTTGCAAGTTAGAAGGCCTGGGTGCTACATATTTTGTCTTTCACTTTAAAGGAATGCATGTTGTTGCCAtgttcattatttttctctttcccttaagattttgtttgctttccccTTCCAATAGGTTCTGAAAGAATAGCAGGCGACTCACCTGAGCTGTTTTTAagttccatttttatttctccttctctgtttGATTCTGTTACTTTACAGCTGTAATTTCCAACAGTTGCTTGTGCACTGTCGATCACCAGTGAGGCCACACCCTTGACTAATTCTGGCTTGGATAGAAGTCTTGCAGATGAAAATGAGGGATGAACATTTAAATTCTTGTTTCCTCCatgataagaaaaaattataattcCTTGTCTTTTCCATGTAACAAACATAACATTTTCATTGTTCTGCTTTAGATTAGTCACATAACAAGGTAAAACTACGGTTTCATTACAGTCATTTTTTTCTACAATACTTGTCCCAGAAAGTATCAACTGGGCAGAACctataaagaaaaatgaaaatggacacattcagaattatttcttaatactcaaaaccaaaaagaaataattacaaGTGActtgggaaaataaaacaaactctACCGTGAAACCACAAAAAGAGAATCATGCTTTAAGGGATcaacagaagatgaaaaaaaaagacattattaTAATTCTACTTACTACACAATTCTAATTCTACACAAGCTCAAGCCATTATCACATTAATTTAATATATAGATACCATAATCTATCatacattagaaaaaaaatttgggttGCCATTTATTTACTTGGACACTTCTATTTCACAAGGGGAAATACTGTCTGGTTTCTGCAAAGAATACAGATAACATTAACCACAGACTGTGCCACTGATGTTCAGTTTTTTGCTGCTGATCACACAAGTATCTATAAACTGAGGCCCAGGCATCAGCTCCAGCCAAGCTGTCTTTACAGCTCATTAAGGACACAGGGAAGAAAGTCTCATTATTACACTTCTGAGAAAAGGCAGGGCAGCTTAGTCAAGAAAGCTTTGTCACTTGTTCCCTCTTATCTCTGAAGGTGGAGCCAAATGCCCAAATGTTTAGACAATTTCTTGcaaattctctcttttcctttctagTGGAGAATGTGCACACACAATACCATATATTAAATAAG
The sequence above is a segment of the Haemorhous mexicanus isolate bHaeMex1 chromosome 2, bHaeMex1.pri, whole genome shotgun sequence genome. Coding sequences within it:
- the CD47 gene encoding leukocyte surface antigen CD47 isoform X6; amino-acid sequence: MWLLAASVLLGALRAGSAQLILSGTSIVEKNDCNETVVLPCYVTNLKQNNENVMFVTWKRQGIIIFSYHGGNKNLNVHPSFSSARLLSKPELVKGVASLVIDSAQATVGNYSCKVTESNREGEIKMELKNSSVVSCGDKGPKEKYGSWFLLVERAVIISLMCLLVILCAAQLSVIGLKYEIESQRKVYIIVALVIFAVVAGVGAALFIQDGYTVRNQAGLGLIVIPAVILVPLQYVMFGIVFDSLLQATLALIGLKLLGFIIAVVGFALCVPACPPLHGSVLIAGSAIMAIASLLSLAYVFIMGSRMKDHPRPGNCRVM
- the CD47 gene encoding leukocyte surface antigen CD47 isoform X1; this encodes MWLLAASVLLGALRAGSAQLILSGTSIVEKNDCNETVVLPCYVTNLKQNNENVMFVTWKRQGIIIFSYHGGNKNLNVHPSFSSARLLSKPELVKGVASLVIDSAQATVGNYSCKVTESNREGEIKMELKNSSGSWFLLVERAVIISLMCLLVILCAAQLSVIGLKYEIESQRKVYIIVALVIFAVVAGVGAALFIQDGYTVRNQAGLGLIVIPAVILVPLQYVMFGIVFDSLLQATLALIGLKLLGFIIAVVGFALCVPACPPLHGSVLIAGSAIMAIASLLSLAYVFIMGSRMKDHPRPGKAVEEPLNGEECVFLNCEEVESVRELCNELQSYVMRI
- the CD47 gene encoding leukocyte surface antigen CD47 isoform X4 — protein: MWLLAASVLLGALRAGSAQLILSGTSIVEKNDCNETVVLPCYVTNLKQNNENVMFVTWKRQGIIIFSYHGGNKNLNVHPSFSSARLLSKPELVKGVASLVIDSAQATVGNYSCKVTESNREGEIKMELKNSSVVSCGDKGPKEKYGSWFLLVERAVIISLMCLLVILCAAQLSVIGLKYEIESQRKVYIIVALVIFAVVAGVGAALFIQDGYTVRNQAGLGLIVIPAVILVPLQYVMFGIVFDSLLQATLALIGLKLLGFIIAVVGFALCVPACPPLHGSVLIAGSAIMAIASLLSLAYVFIMGSRMKDHPRPGNHYLLYMSIRVI
- the CD47 gene encoding leukocyte surface antigen CD47 isoform X7, whose protein sequence is MWLLAASVLLGALRAGSAQLILSGTSIVEKNDCNETVVLPCYVTNLKQNNENVMFVTWKRQGIIIFSYHGGNKNLNVHPSFSSARLLSKPELVKGVASLVIDSAQATVGNYSCKVTESNREGEIKMELKNSSVVSCGDKGPKEKYGSWFLLVERAVIISLMCLLVILCAAQLSVIGLKYEIESQRKVYIIVALVIFAVVAGVGAALFIQDGYTVRNQAGLGLIVIPAVILVPLQYVMFGIVFDSLLQATLALIGLKLLGFIIAVVGFALCVPACPPLHGSVLIAGSAIMAIASLLSLAYVFIMGSRMKDHPRPGMQKE
- the CD47 gene encoding leukocyte surface antigen CD47 isoform X8; its protein translation is MWLLAASVLLGALRAGSAQLILSGTSIVEKNDCNETVVLPCYVTNLKQNNENVMFVTWKRQGIIIFSYHGGNKNLNVHPSFSSARLLSKPELVKGVASLVIDSAQATVGNYSCKVTESNREGEIKMELKNSSVVSCGDKGPKEKYGSWFLLVERAVIISLMCLLVILCAAQLSVIGLKYEIESQRKVYIIVALVIFAVVAGVGAALFIQDGYTVRNQAGLGLIVIPAVILVPLQYVMFGIVFDSLLQATLALIGLKLLGFIIAVVGFALCVPACPPLHGSVLIAGSAIMAIASLLSLAYVFIMGSRMKDHPRPGKAVEEPLNGEECVFLNCEEVESVRELCNELQSYVMRI
- the CD47 gene encoding leukocyte surface antigen CD47 isoform X2, with amino-acid sequence MWLLAASVLLGALRAGSAQLILSGTSIVEKNDCNETVVLPCYVTNLKQNNENVMFVTWKRQGIIIFSYHGGNKNLNVHPSFSSARLLSKPELVKGVASLVIDSAQATVGNYSCKVTESNREGEIKMELKNSSVVSCGDKGPKEKYGSWFLLVERAVIISLMCLLVILCAAQLSVIGLKYEIESQRKVYIIVALVIFAVVAGVGAALFIQDGYTVRNQAGLGLIVIPAVILVPLQYVMFGIVFDSLLQATLALIGLKLLGFIIAVVGFALCVPACPPLHGSVLIAGSAIMAIASLLSLAYVFIMGSRMKDHPRPGKAVEEPLNELQSYVMRI
- the CD47 gene encoding leukocyte surface antigen CD47 isoform X5; protein product: MWLLAASVLLGALRAGSAQLILSGTSIVEKNDCNETVVLPCYVTNLKQNNENVMFVTWKRQGIIIFSYHGGNKNLNVHPSFSSARLLSKPELVKGVASLVIDSAQATVGNYSCKVTESNREGEIKMELKNSSVVSCGDKGPKEKYGSWFLLVERAVIISLMCLLVILCAAQLSVIGLKYEIESQRKVYIIVALVIFAVVAGVGAALFIQDGYTVRNQAGLGLIVIPAVILVPLQYVMFGIVFDSLLQATLALIGLKLLGFIIAVVGFALCVPACPPLHGSVLIAGSAIMAIASLLSLAYVFIMGSRMKDHPRPGGKNVCS
- the CD47 gene encoding leukocyte surface antigen CD47 isoform X3 — its product is MWLLAASVLLGALRAGSAQLILSGTSIVEKNDCNETVVLPCYVTNLKQNNENVMFVTWKRQGIIIFSYHGGNKNLNVHPSFSSARLLSKPELVKGVASLVIDSAQATVGNYSCKVTESNREGEIKMELKNSSVVSCGDKGPKEKYGSWFLLVERAVIISLMCLLVILCAAQLSVIGLKYEIESQRKVYIIVALVIFAVVAGVGAALFIQDGYTVRNQAGLGLIVIPAVILVPLQYVMFGIVFDSLLQATLALIGLKLLGFIIAVVGFALCVPACPPLHGSVLIAGSAIMAIASLLSLAYVFIMGSRMKDHPRPGKAVEEPLNDAKGVMLE